In the genome of Deltaproteobacteria bacterium, the window ACCTCGCGGGCATGTCGTTCGTTCCCGACGGCGAACGTTCGCCCGATCTCCTGCTCTCCACGAATCTGACCGGCACGATTCACGTCGCCGAGTCCGTGTTGCGCCGCGCGGCTCGTGCCCGGCTCGTGTTCGCCGGTTCCGGCGAGGTTTACGGCCCGATGTCCGCGGACGACCCTCCGGCGAGCGAGGATCGCGCGCCCGCTCCCGTCACGCTTTACGCGCACTCCAAGTGGTTCGCGGAGCGGATGCTGGAGCATCTCCGGCTTCGCCGCGGGCTGAACGTCGTGACGCTGCGCCTGTTCAACCATATCGGCCCGGGTCAGAGCCCGCGCTTTTCCGTCGCGTCCTTCGCGGATCAATTGCGTCGGATTCGGGATGACGTGCTCGAGCCCGTCATCCGGGTCGGCAATCTGGAGGCACGGCGCGATTTCACCGACGTCCGCGATGTGCTGCGCGCGTATCGCCAGGCGGCGACCGCTTCAGATCCCCCGTCTATTCTCAACATCGCATCCGGTTGGGATCTCAGCCTCGGCGAGGTCCTGCGGCGTCTGATCGAACTCTCCGGTCTGCCCGTTCGAGTCGAGGTCGATCCGGAACGGCTACGCCCGTCCGACGTCTCCCGTCTTGTCGGATCGGCCGAACTCGCACGACAGCACCTGGGTTGGAGCCCGGACTTTGGCCTGGACGAGACCCTTCGGGACCTTCTAAACCCGGAAAACACGGTCGAAAAGCCCCCGTCCGGGAATTCGACTAAATCGCCATAAGGCGTTATCATTCCACAAGTTTGCCGCTCAGTTTCAAGGTGCGGTCCTCGTCGCCCGATACCCAGTTCAGGCGACGTATCGGTCACCGCCGTCGGTCGCCTGCCCGATCGGGCTCATGGATGGAGCGGACTTTGTCGGATGAATCGCCCGGGAAAGAGATCGTCACTCCGCCCATCGCCGCGTCGAGCGCACCGGGGAGTACCCTGGACGATCTCCTGACGTCCACGGGCGCCAAGCCCGCGGAGGTTCAGGTTTTTCTGACGACCGACGAGCTTCACGCGAATATCCAGGCATTTCCGCCGGTCGGCGACATGCCTCACGTGACGGTCGAGATGATCCGGGAAGCGCTCGGAAAGCGAAAGGTTTCCATCGGGGTTGACGAAGAAACGATCCGCCGCGTCGCCGAGAACCGCGAGTACATGAAAACGATTCAGATCGCCGAGGGCGTCCCCCCGGTCAACGGCGTCGATGCGTCCCTGATCTTTCACTACAGCAAGAACCGTCATGTGCAGGACCGCTCGATCGAGAACCTGCAGGCGATCGACATGAAAGAACTCGACAACATCGTCAACGTCGAGGCCGAGACGTTGTTGATCGAGAAAATTCCGCCGGTCGGCGGAGTCGCCGGGAAGACGGTGACCGGTCGAGCAATCCTTCAGAAACGCGGCCAGGATATCCGCCTGCGCGCCGGCAAAGGCGTCAAAGTCGATCCCGACGGGCTGCGGTATTACGCGGAGCGCGGCGGCGAGGTTCAGTTTCGCAACAATCAGATCACGGTCAACGACGTTCACGCCGTACAGGACGTGGACGCATCGACCGGCAATGTCCGGTTCAACGGAAACATCTATGTCGCCGGTCTCGTGAACGACGGGTACACCGTCGAGGCCCGCGGGATGGTGCGCGTGGACGGCAGCGTCGGCGCGGCGACGATCATTGCCGAGGGCGACGTGTTCGTCGCCGGCGGAATTTTCGGTTCGGCCGATTGC includes:
- a CDS encoding SDR family NAD(P)-dependent oxidoreductase; this translates as MRALVTGGAGFVGAQLCRYLVESGDAVAVFIQPSDDDAAIRPLGQRLTTFLGDIRSASSVDDAIASFQPDVVFHLAGMSFVPDGERSPDLLLSTNLTGTIHVAESVLRRAARARLVFAGSGEVYGPMSADDPPASEDRAPAPVTLYAHSKWFAERMLEHLRLRRGLNVVTLRLFNHIGPGQSPRFSVASFADQLRRIRDDVLEPVIRVGNLEARRDFTDVRDVLRAYRQAATASDPPSILNIASGWDLSLGEVLRRLIELSGLPVRVEVDPERLRPSDVSRLVGSAELARQHLGWSPDFGLDETLRDLLNPENTVEKPPSGNSTKSP
- a CDS encoding DUF342 domain-containing protein, with the protein product MSDESPGKEIVTPPIAASSAPGSTLDDLLTSTGAKPAEVQVFLTTDELHANIQAFPPVGDMPHVTVEMIREALGKRKVSIGVDEETIRRVAENREYMKTIQIAEGVPPVNGVDASLIFHYSKNRHVQDRSIENLQAIDMKELDNIVNVEAETLLIEKIPPVGGVAGKTVTGRAILQKRGQDIRLRAGKGVKVDPDGLRYYAERGGEVQFRNNQITVNDVHAVQDVDASTGNVRFNGNIYVAGLVNDGYTVEARGMVRVDGSVGAATIIAEGDVFVAGGIFGSADCRIESKTGNVHAKFAQNATITAAQEIGIEDYAKECRLTAGGAIRIISEKGEHGFIVGGRAQAVQEITANNAGSHLELRTHIEVGIDSETMRVIDESRVWLRESYKKLDAVANALNYLHKQKKQGPEFTEQKRELFEKLLDGLAQSRDHMNDVQENFHSVLVKTIGEARGRITIHHRLYPGVTLRIGGETFDIQRMESAVSFVTGKDGVSKLLARSEGGG